In one Aeromicrobium erythreum genomic region, the following are encoded:
- a CDS encoding LytR C-terminal domain-containing protein, producing MSDHRRTVTRRAFVLPSWALVTSAVVVLLGAGWLGWIVVEGDDTAAVAAPTSSPSSTTSPTASASPSASPSPTPSPTPSRTPSPSPSPTPTPTRTTPPVDRSAVPVSVLNATRTPGLARSAGATVTARGWTLAGVGNWRGYVPASTVYYPAGREAEARQLAADLGVSAVAPAPAGINQQRLTLIVVAPVT from the coding sequence GTGTCCGACCACCGACGCACGGTGACGCGCCGGGCGTTCGTCCTGCCGTCCTGGGCGCTCGTCACGTCCGCCGTCGTCGTCCTGCTCGGTGCCGGCTGGCTCGGCTGGATCGTCGTCGAAGGCGATGACACCGCAGCCGTCGCCGCGCCGACGTCGAGCCCCTCGAGCACGACCAGCCCCACCGCCTCGGCCTCGCCGAGCGCGTCGCCCAGCCCCACGCCGAGCCCGACGCCGAGCAGGACGCCGAGCCCCAGCCCGTCGCCCACGCCGACCCCCACCCGGACCACGCCGCCCGTCGACCGTTCCGCCGTGCCGGTCTCGGTGCTGAACGCCACCCGGACGCCCGGCCTGGCCCGGTCGGCCGGCGCCACCGTCACCGCGCGTGGTTGGACGCTCGCGGGTGTCGGCAACTGGCGCGGCTACGTGCCGGCCAGCACCGTCTACTACCCGGCCGGACGCGAGGCCGAGGCGCGGCAGCTCGCCGCCGACCTGGGCGTCTCGGCGGTCGCCCCGGCACCCGCCGGCATCAACCAGCAGCGCCTCACGCTCATCGTCGTGGCGCCCGTCACCTGA
- the otsB gene encoding trehalose-phosphatase: MPAADPLTTSDVPASLLVEPERILLGLDFDGTLAHVVDDPTQAFAHPDAVSAVARLGHVLGQVAIITGRPVDQALALSGFSGMRGLEHLVVCGQYGAERWDAATGTHLRPDRPASVARLAEVLPAWLAAHDAAHVRIEDKGLAVAVHTRGIDAGLIHALDAPLRALAHELDLEVEPGRQVLELRGHATDKGVALRGLLAETGLRRVVYAGDDLGDLPAYDAVDQLRTDGGEGVLVASASGEQDALVGRSDVVLDGPDAVAAWLTAWADALDA; this comes from the coding sequence GTGCCTGCGGCAGATCCCCTGACGACGTCCGACGTCCCGGCCTCCCTGCTCGTCGAGCCCGAGCGCATCCTCCTCGGCCTCGACTTCGACGGCACGCTCGCGCACGTCGTCGACGACCCGACGCAGGCGTTCGCGCACCCCGACGCGGTGTCGGCGGTCGCGCGGCTGGGCCACGTGCTGGGCCAGGTCGCGATCATCACCGGTCGCCCGGTCGACCAGGCGCTCGCGCTGAGCGGCTTCTCCGGCATGCGCGGCCTCGAGCACCTCGTCGTGTGCGGGCAGTACGGCGCCGAGCGGTGGGACGCGGCCACCGGCACGCACCTGCGGCCCGACCGCCCGGCGTCGGTGGCCCGGCTCGCGGAGGTGCTGCCCGCCTGGCTCGCCGCGCACGACGCCGCGCACGTGCGGATCGAGGACAAGGGGCTCGCCGTCGCCGTCCACACGCGCGGCATCGACGCCGGTCTCATCCACGCGCTCGACGCCCCTCTGCGCGCCCTGGCCCACGAGCTCGACCTCGAGGTCGAGCCAGGTCGTCAGGTGCTCGAGCTGCGCGGGCACGCGACCGACAAGGGCGTGGCGCTGCGCGGCCTGCTCGCGGAGACGGGACTGCGCCGGGTCGTCTACGCCGGCGACGACCTGGGCGACCTGCCCGCCTACGACGCCGTCGACCAGCTGCGCACCGACGGGGGCGAGGGGGTGCTCGTCGCGTCGGCGTCGGGGGAGCAGGACGCGCTCGTCGGCCGGTCCGACGTCGTGCTCGACGGCCCCGACGCGGTGGCCGCGTGGCTGACCGCCTGGGCGGACGCGCTCGACGCGTGA
- a CDS encoding DUF3263 domain-containing protein — MSAAEQPTHETARPGDTLTERDLEMLAMERLWWQFAGAKEQAIREKFDMSATRYYQLLNALIDRDDALAFDPLLVKRLRRLRAQRQRSRSARRLGIDL, encoded by the coding sequence ATGAGTGCAGCGGAGCAGCCGACCCACGAGACGGCACGCCCCGGCGACACCCTGACCGAGCGCGATCTGGAGATGCTCGCGATGGAGCGGCTGTGGTGGCAGTTCGCGGGGGCCAAGGAGCAGGCCATCCGCGAGAAGTTCGACATGTCCGCCACCCGCTACTACCAGCTGCTCAACGCGCTGATCGACCGCGACGACGCCCTCGCCTTCGACCCGCTGCTGGTCAAGCGACTGCGTCGGCTGCGGGCCCAGCGCCAGCGCAGCCGGTCGGCGCGACGCCTCGGCATCGACCTCTGA